CGGAGCAGCTGCGTAGGGCAACTCTTGCCAGTTCTGTAGGTTCCGCGCTGGAGTACTACGACTTCTACATTTACGGTCTCGCGTCGGCCCTTATCTTCGGACCGCTTTTCTTTTCCCCGCTTGGTGAAAGCGGAGCAGTCATCGCCTCTTTTGCCACGTACGGCGTGGGTTTTGCCGCCCGCCCCTTCGGCGGCGTGGTGTTCGGCTACATCGGAGACAGGTTCGGCCGCAAGATGGTGCTCATCCTCACCATCGGCATCATGGGAATGGCCAGCTTCGCGATCGGACTCCTGCCCACGTTCGAGCAGGCAGGCATGCTCGGTGCCGTGCTGCTGGTGGCACTGCGCATCCTCCAGGGCCTGGGTGCCGGCGCCGAACAGGCAGGAGCGACCACGCTGATCTCTGAAGTTGCCCCGCGCCGCCGTCGTGGCTTCTTTGCCTCCCTGCCGTTCGTCGGCATTCAGTTGGGGACCCTGCTGGGAGCCGGGACGTTCGCCCTGATGGCACTGGCTGACAAGGCCGTTCTGCTCGGCTGGCTGTGGCGAGTGCCCTTCCTGGCGAGCGTCGTCCTGATTGCGATCGCCGTCTTTATCCGGCTCCGCCTCAAGGAGACCCCGGTCTTCCAGGAGCTGGAAAAGCACAAGGCTGTGGTCAAGAATCCCGTGGGGCAGATCTGGAAGCACTCGAAGAAGAATGTGCTCATGGGCATCGGACTGCGCATGGGTGAAAACGGAAACTCCTCGATCTACTCCGCGCTTCTGGTCTCCTTCATCAGCATGCCGGCCGGGGTCTTTCCCGGCGACAAGTTCATCGGTCCAACGGGGCTGCTGATTGCCGCGGGCTTCGCCGCTGTGATGGTGGTGACCTTCGGTGCCCTGTCCGACAGATTCGGCCGTATTCCCGTGTACCGGTACGGCGCGCTCTTCCAGGCCATCATTGCCCTGCCGGCGTTCTATCTGGTCACCCTGGGCAACGTCACACTTGTCTGGTTTGTCATGGTGGTGGGCATCGCGCTTGGTGTCCAATCGATGCTCGGCCCTCAGTGTGCGTTGCTCCCGGAACTCTTCGGTTCCCAGCACCGCTTCACCGGCGTGGCGCTGAGCCGCGAACTCTCCGCCGTCCTCGCCGGTGGATTCGCCCCGCTGATCGGCGTGACACTGCTGGCAGCCACCAACCATTCGTGGCTGGTGCCGGCGCTGTACTCACTGGTTCTAGCGTTGATCTCGTTCGGCACCACGTTCTTCACTCCGGAGACCAGCGGACGCGATCTGGTCCTCGTGGAGGATGCGAGCTAACGCTGCCAGTCACCGCAAAAAGGCGGCCTTCCCGGAATCGGGGAGGCCGCCTTGGTGTAAATCTCGTTCGTCTTGCCGGTAAAGAAGACCAGGCTTACACTCGGCCCAGCGCGTCGATGTCCTCGAGGAACTGTTCGTGGACCTCCTCGCTCACCGTGGTCCGAGTGTCCACGATCGAGTCGAGGTAATCCTGGGTGGCCGGGCCCTTCCGGACGGCCGTGCGCACTGAAATCCCTCCCCGGGAGGCCGCGCCGCCGGAGGACAGCCGGCGGTCGCTGTCATTGCCGTAAACGACGCTTTCCAGCGCCCGCTGGGAGGCACTCCGGGCCGCGTACTCAATATCCGCCGGGGAGAAGCCCTTGGTGCGGTCCACCAGCAGTTCCACGTCCACCTCGTCCACCACCGCGGCGGGAATGAAGCGCTGCCACATCGCTTCGCGGGCCTGTGGGTCCGGCAAGCCGATGGGGATGACGTAGTCGAACCGGCCGTGGCGCAGGAACGCGGTGTCCAGGGCGCGGATGAAGTTGGTGGCGCAGACCAGCAGCCGGCCGGGCTGTTCGCGGAAGGCCGGAATGATTTTCAGCAGCTCGTTCGTGACCCCCTGCAGGGGAGAGGGCGGTTCGCCCGACCGCTGGGAGGCGATCTCCTCCACCTCGTCGATGAACACCACAGCATGCTCCAGTTCGGCGATCTCCAGGAACGTCTCCCGCAGCGCGCCGGCCAGACCCTTCGGATCCGAGGCCAGCCGCGACGGGAACACCTCCACGAACGGCCACTCCAGCCTGGAGGCGATCGCCTTCGCGAAGGTCGTCTTTCCGGTGCCTGGCGGACCAAAAAGGACGACGGCCCGGGGCGGGACCACGCCATACTCATCGGCCAGGTCTGCCTGGGCCAGCGGCAGGACCAGGCGCCGTTCCAGCAGTTCCTTCTCACGCCGCATGCCGGCCACGTTTTCCCAGAGGTCCCGGGCCAGGATGCGGCCGCCGAGCTGGCCCAGCGCGCCGAGCTCCTGGCGCTGCACAGGAATGGTCCGTTCGAAGTAGCGCAGGTTCTTCTTGAGCGCGAACCCCCGGCCCAGGAAGGCCTCCACCCGGGTTTCGGCCTCCGGCATCAGCGCGGAGAGCTTGTTGAGCCCGTGCGGGGCCATCCGGTTCTCGACGGCGGCCAGTAGCGAGGTGCCGATCCCGCGGCCGCGGAACTCGGGAAGGGTGGCCAGGAAGACGATCCAGCCCTGGTCGTGGGCGGCGCGTCCGACGGCGGCACCCACCACCTGCTCTCCCAGCACCGCCACCACGGCGTGGTCCTTTTCGCAGGAAGCGAGCACCTCGGAGAGGGCATAAACCGGTTCAACGTTGGTGGCCTTGAGGGTTTCCCACAAATGCAGGATCCCGTCCAGGTCCGCCGAATGAAAATCCCTGATCCGCCAGGTCGTCATGAAATGTCTCTTTTCTCGCTGGCTGGCGTCCCCATCGGACACGGAAATCTACCAGGGGTTTCTTTCTGAAGCAGGACGCCGCAACCGTAAGTGTTGGCGGATTAGTAGGAAAGCGTCAGCATAGTGCGGCCGGTGTCCCCAGCTTAGGGACGGGAGGGTTGCGCCGAGGTTGCAACGCCGTGGGTCAGCTCACGGACGCCGGTGTGTCCCGAGTTCGGATTCCAGGCGCTCCAGGTCGGCGACCACCGCGGCCCTCTTGGGTGAGCGGGGCGGCAGCAGCTTCAGCGCCGCCATGCGCACGGCAATGTCATCGCCCGCTTCGGGAAGTTCCGCGTACTGGAGCAGGGCTTCCGCACTGCCGTCCGTTAGAACCGCCTCCCGAAGGAGTGTGGAGACGCGCCTGCGGAGCTTCACCACCCCTGGGGCCTCGGAGTGGGGCAAGACCGGACCGCGATAAATTTCGAGGGCGAGCCGGTGTGCGCCGCGCTGGAGGCAGCCAAGAACCTGGCCCGCGTCCGGCAGGACGTCCACGGTGAGTCTGTAGGGGCGGGATTCCGGCACGGCGGCAGGATTGAACTGCTGAAGTACCTTCCGTAACCGGACCATCTCCGCCCGAAGTGTCATGGCCGGGACTTCCCCGAAGAGCAGGCTGCCCAGCTCCTCAGCGCTGAGACCATCCGGATGGATGCTCAGCAGGGCAAGCATCTCACTGTGCCTTGGAGACAGCGATACCGTCCTGCCTTCAATGCTAAGCAGAGCGTTGTCCCGGCCGAGCAACTGCAGGCTGTTGCGATACAGACTGCGCACAGGTGCGCTGGTCCGGCTTCCGGTCCCGTGGACAGTTTTGTGTCCGGCGGCCCTAGCCGGCATGCGCCGCTCCGCGAGCCGGTCCCGCTCCGCGGCGGCCAGCTGAAGCCGCTCCACGCGCAGCTGCGCCTGCGCTGCCGCCACAGTGGCCTCAACGAGGGTCAGGGTATGCGGGGCGACTGCCATCTCGGTGCCGGTGATATCCAGGACTCCGATCACGGCCCCCGTGTCCGGATCATGGAAGGGCACCGCCGTGCAGCTCCACGGGTGAACAGCCCGGTTGAAATGCTCGGCGCCGGCGACCTGGACGCTGCGGCCCAGCGCCAGAGCGGTCCCGGGTGCGCTTGTGCCGACGCTGGCCTCGGACCAGTCCGCGCCCTCAACGAACATCATGCCCTCGGCGCGCCGGCGCAGGGCAGCATCTCCGTCGACCCACAGGAGCCGGCCCAGTTCATCCCCGACAGCGACCAGCAACCCTTGTTCGGAACTGGGCTGAATCAGCAGTTTGTTAATCACCGGCATGATGGACGCCAAGGGATGGCCCCGGCGGTACTCCTTAAGGGCGTCGCCGTCGAAGGTCAGCGCAGACGGCGGCATATCGGGGTCGGCCTGCAGACCCAACGAACGCTGCCAGGATTCCTCAATGATTCTGCGGAGCACCCCCTGCCCGGACCTGACCCCAAGCTGGTTCGACGCCGGGACGTGCTGGGCAGCGGGCGTGGCTGCCGCCGTCGCGGGGGCATGGGACAGCGATCGGGGCTTGGGCACGGTGGCTCCGTAATCGACAGGCAGAAGGGGACAGATGTGGCCCTGATCACAAGCATACGCCGTGTGTAGGTTGCCTGGTCCGGGTCAGCGGATCGTTGGATGCCGGGACAATGCACCACGGACTGGCACCCGGGCGGTGCGTGATGATCTGTTCAGCTACGTCAACCGCCACCTGGGCGACCCCGACGGGGTGCTGATCATTGACAAGAGACCCCGTTCGACAAGAAGGGCGCCGGGGCCGCGCGCCGGTATTCCGGTCCCTATTGCAGCCTGGTCGCAACCTTTGAAGTTTTAGCATGGGGGCCAGGACGAAGACGTCCGTTTTCCAGAGGAGGAACCATGACTGTTTATGCACAGCCCGGCCACGAAGGATCGAAGGTCACCTTCAAGGACCGCTACGAGAACTGGATCGGCGGGGAGTGGGTCGCCCCGGTCAAGGGCCGGTATTTCGAGAACCTTACCCCGGTTACCGGCAAGGCATTCTGCGAGGTGGCCCGCGGCACCGCCGAGGACATTGAGCTGGCGTTGGATGCCGCCCATAAGGCGGCCCCGGAGTGGGGCAAGGCTTCGGCCACAGAGCGGGCCGCGGTGCTGAACAGGATCGCGGACCGGATCGATGCCAACGTGGAGATGCTGGCCGTGGCCGAGTCCTGGGACAACGGCAAGCCCATCC
Above is a window of Arthrobacter pascens DNA encoding:
- a CDS encoding helix-turn-helix domain-containing protein, translating into MLRRIIEESWQRSLGLQADPDMPPSALTFDGDALKEYRRGHPLASIMPVINKLLIQPSSEQGLLVAVGDELGRLLWVDGDAALRRRAEGMMFVEGADWSEASVGTSAPGTALALGRSVQVAGAEHFNRAVHPWSCTAVPFHDPDTGAVIGVLDITGTEMAVAPHTLTLVEATVAAAQAQLRVERLQLAAAERDRLAERRMPARAAGHKTVHGTGSRTSAPVRSLYRNSLQLLGRDNALLSIEGRTVSLSPRHSEMLALLSIHPDGLSAEELGSLLFGEVPAMTLRAEMVRLRKVLQQFNPAAVPESRPYRLTVDVLPDAGQVLGCLQRGAHRLALEIYRGPVLPHSEAPGVVKLRRRVSTLLREAVLTDGSAEALLQYAELPEAGDDIAVRMAALKLLPPRSPKRAAVVADLERLESELGTHRRP
- a CDS encoding ATP-binding protein, which codes for MTTWRIRDFHSADLDGILHLWETLKATNVEPVYALSEVLASCEKDHAVVAVLGEQVVGAAVGRAAHDQGWIVFLATLPEFRGRGIGTSLLAAVENRMAPHGLNKLSALMPEAETRVEAFLGRGFALKKNLRYFERTIPVQRQELGALGQLGGRILARDLWENVAGMRREKELLERRLVLPLAQADLADEYGVVPPRAVVLFGPPGTGKTTFAKAIASRLEWPFVEVFPSRLASDPKGLAGALRETFLEIAELEHAVVFIDEVEEIASQRSGEPPSPLQGVTNELLKIIPAFREQPGRLLVCATNFIRALDTAFLRHGRFDYVIPIGLPDPQAREAMWQRFIPAAVVDEVDVELLVDRTKGFSPADIEYAARSASQRALESVVYGNDSDRRLSSGGAASRGGISVRTAVRKGPATQDYLDSIVDTRTTVSEEVHEQFLEDIDALGRV
- a CDS encoding MFS transporter; its protein translation is MTTRTKSPQVEADGAVVDPEQLRRATLASSVGSALEYYDFYIYGLASALIFGPLFFSPLGESGAVIASFATYGVGFAARPFGGVVFGYIGDRFGRKMVLILTIGIMGMASFAIGLLPTFEQAGMLGAVLLVALRILQGLGAGAEQAGATTLISEVAPRRRRGFFASLPFVGIQLGTLLGAGTFALMALADKAVLLGWLWRVPFLASVVLIAIAVFIRLRLKETPVFQELEKHKAVVKNPVGQIWKHSKKNVLMGIGLRMGENGNSSIYSALLVSFISMPAGVFPGDKFIGPTGLLIAAGFAAVMVVTFGALSDRFGRIPVYRYGALFQAIIALPAFYLVTLGNVTLVWFVMVVGIALGVQSMLGPQCALLPELFGSQHRFTGVALSRELSAVLAGGFAPLIGVTLLAATNHSWLVPALYSLVLALISFGTTFFTPETSGRDLVLVEDAS